The DNA region CGCAGGTCTCCGCAGCTTATGCCAATCGGAACAGTGTTTTCCCCACATCCTGTCGCCGGGACCGATCCGCGAGCAACGAAACATCTTGCGATCGAGTTAGCATCCCTGCCACGCAAGGCGGGCAGTCGACATCCGCGCCCGATCACACCCGCCCTATCGCCAGGGCTCGAACTGACACGGACATGGCTTCTCCCATGAGCGGCAAGGACGCCACTTCTCCATTCAGGAATGAGCAGATTTGCCTGCGCGCCATGGAGGAAGCGGATCTGGGCGCCGCGCACAGCCTGTCGGTGGCGGTCGGCTGGCCCCATCGTCAGGGCGATTGGCGTGCCGTCTTCGAGATCGGCCATGGCTATTGCGCCCATGACGCGATCGGTCGCCTGGTGGGCACGGCCATGTGGTGGCCCATCGGCGCCGCCTTCGCCACGATTGGCATGGTCATCGTCGCTCCTAGCCTGCAGGGCCAAGGCTTGGGGAGGCAGATGATGAGTGCCGTGCAGGAAGCCGCTCAAGGCAGGACGTTGCAACTGAACGCGACGCTGGCCGGCATGAAGCTCTACAAGTCGCAGGGCTTCCGGGCGATCGGCGCCGTCCGGCAGTATCAGGGCGTTGCCCGGCCTGCGAAGTGGCATAGCTCCGCGGACATCTTGGTACGGCCAAGCACCGCCGAGGATTGGGCATCCATTGCCGAACTCGACCGCGCCGCCCATGGAGTCGACCGCCGGAATGTCCTGCGCGCGCTCACCGGAGATGCGGCCGGCGCCATCGGTGAACGCGATGCGCGCGTGACCGGATTCGCTTTTTGCCGACCCTTCGGGCGCGGTTACGTGATCGGACCGATCGTAGCGTTCGACGAGGAGACGGCGATCGCCTTGGCGGCGCCCTTCGTCATGGCGCACGCAGGATATTTCGTGCGCGCGGACATTCCAGAAGGCATGACCGGTCTCTCCTGTTTCCTCGAAGAGTGCGGGCTACTTCCCGCGGGCGGCGGGACGACCATGATCAAGGGGCGAGCGCCGCGTCGTTCTGGACGCGTCCGTGTATTCGGCCTCATCAACCAGGCGATCGGATGAGCCAGAGCCACGATCCGCACCCGATCGGTGTCGTCTACAAATCCGAGCCCGTGCGTGGCCAGATCTGGAGGCGCGTCTTCGAGGCGCAAGCACCAGACATGGCGCTGCGCATCTGGCCGGATGTCGGCGATACAAGCGATGTCCGTTATCTCGTCGCCTGGCTCCCGCCCGACGATCTCGTCTCAAGCTTTCCGAAGCTCGAAGTCCTGTTCTCGGCCGGGGCCGGGATCGACCAGCTCGATCTCGACAATGTGCCGAGCCAAGTCCGGATCGTGCGCATGGTCGATCCCGACCTGACGAACAGCATGGTGGAATACGCGACCTTAGGCGTGCTCGCCCTGCATCGCGACCTTCCAGCCTATCTCGCAAGCCAGCGCGACGGGCGCTGGACCCCCCAACAGGTGCGACG from Rhizobiales bacterium GAS188 includes:
- a CDS encoding Acetyltransferase (GNAT) domain-containing protein, with the translated sequence MSGKDATSPFRNEQICLRAMEEADLGAAHSLSVAVGWPHRQGDWRAVFEIGHGYCAHDAIGRLVGTAMWWPIGAAFATIGMVIVAPSLQGQGLGRQMMSAVQEAAQGRTLQLNATLAGMKLYKSQGFRAIGAVRQYQGVARPAKWHSSADILVRPSTAEDWASIAELDRAAHGVDRRNVLRALTGDAAGAIGERDARVTGFAFCRPFGRGYVIGPIVAFDEETAIALAAPFVMAHAGYFVRADIPEGMTGLSCFLEECGLLPAGGGTTMIKGRAPRRSGRVRVFGLINQAIG